A region of Oceanicoccus sp. KOV_DT_Chl DNA encodes the following proteins:
- a CDS encoding thrombospondin type 3 repeat-containing protein — translation MRNFLVKFQLLCCLVSPLSWADDEVLSSSYNQADKTYTITANRPLSSPEYFIETRRKNRPEDEYTAWAVIPTSKLNGDSYTTSSLPAIGQFRLTRQRFFLLDSNSFFSRRVYATSAIFTANTLDDDLDGVPYDFDNCPATSNPSQSNIDEDLMGDACDSDIDGDGLENISDNCPSMLNPLQENFDGDGVGDHCDSDDDGDHIEDEEDNCLYLNNPSQFNFDGDTQGDACDSDDDNDGIGDDVDTLPRNSVHPVFRASGDDPAYTESGDSTYVGITAGIFSVGKDGSANYRVPIKVPPGINGIQPNLSLSFNHSMGNGIVGQSWALSGNSVISRCNATILRDGYNSNVAGTYYKFCLDGQRLVEVAAGVYRTERQTKLRIKAYNDPKISSSAYWTVEHPDGKTYRYGNRADSTLKFNTTASELGMSWYLDEVSDAAGNTMTYHYNYDRADGVILLSSINYTSNAVLTGTNRRVDFDYDPRPDTSVRYLGGARFQQLHRLAGIRVYNNEALVRRYQLGYQSWINSLYNPLSTSRLTSIREIYPDGSEAEPLEFQWTTITDQAAPFSYAGGGDAYASRTGDIDNDGDLDTVGWDYNYTVNGSDISIPYKKNLTHPWSSSGITKTLYSTLNPILMDINHDGWLDLVATDTRHYGGVDVHLNDQSGQFNYTASPSYSIAANETAFYATIGYGDVAGYLSYQIYFIDMTGDGLVDILRVPPTCPYYCSFTSGERTDISVAINNGAGFSVFEKWLDSYAFQALQDSNSISIGDVNGDRLPDIVAYNGAVALNRGSKFLGGFEVQPHWATDANWWLGDSNIEPNHDAKLLRKYLVDLNSDGLTDLMQFRADGIWVSYSNGLTFEASKRISTYSGCASAVECAVGDFNRDGYMDLLSFYDPVMLTIAGEGVVTQIDTNFNAAMMVTTAQNLVAFDRDLDGDIDISGYVSNFPSIHLEKIIEHSSRQIDISYGHLPSRSTAFHTFYDEGAYDQYNYQDNAFSELTESSNYHAIGDGSIGGAVTLKSVASPKPQNKFVVASTISTDLSVSASHYQTYFYENLRYSPGLWGSLGFGRVTRTDYLTSDYSISAPRRETVSNYRQNHGSNYSFSGVLANQTVRVTVNSGEALTTAQTINNHWEVRTLNDDIDGVGIPSPHYELYKAKELDTGYINSAEIRGREISLRPSGDTCLDVTDNQPKVYPAGDACDDVLDVYGNPSFKKLEVGTSAERGNSESILSVSTLSYNNINTVSRWVIGLIDNETITYGHDLQEKITRETSWEYDGKGWLKESIQEPSQSDYTYTTTYSDFNGYGNATTITESWLNKSNDGLHFNSKTTGIQENWYTDGRHRVTTTLNVDNLIGG, via the coding sequence ATGCGTAACTTCCTAGTTAAATTTCAATTATTATGTTGTCTCGTTAGCCCGCTTTCATGGGCGGATGATGAGGTTTTATCTAGTAGTTATAATCAAGCAGATAAAACGTACACAATAACCGCTAATAGACCGCTTAGTTCCCCAGAATATTTTATAGAAACACGAAGAAAAAACCGGCCGGAGGATGAATATACTGCATGGGCGGTCATACCGACTTCGAAACTGAATGGTGATAGTTACACAACGTCATCGCTACCGGCAATTGGGCAATTTCGATTAACTCGCCAGCGTTTCTTTCTGTTAGATAGCAATAGTTTTTTTTCGCGTAGGGTTTACGCAACCAGTGCCATTTTTACCGCTAATACATTGGACGATGATTTAGACGGTGTACCCTATGATTTTGATAACTGTCCTGCAACGAGTAATCCATCTCAAAGTAATATAGATGAAGATTTGATGGGTGATGCTTGTGATTCAGACATTGACGGGGATGGCCTAGAAAATATATCGGATAACTGCCCTTCAATGCTCAACCCTCTCCAAGAAAATTTTGATGGTGATGGCGTAGGTGATCATTGCGATAGTGATGATGACGGCGATCATATAGAGGATGAGGAAGACAACTGTCTGTACTTAAACAATCCGTCTCAATTCAACTTTGATGGTGATACGCAGGGCGACGCCTGTGACTCTGATGATGATAATGATGGTATCGGCGATGACGTCGATACACTGCCACGTAATTCCGTGCACCCAGTTTTTAGAGCTTCGGGCGATGACCCAGCCTATACAGAGTCTGGCGATAGCACATATGTAGGCATAACTGCGGGCATATTCTCCGTAGGTAAAGACGGTAGTGCCAATTACCGAGTGCCTATTAAAGTGCCGCCGGGTATCAACGGTATTCAGCCCAACTTGAGCTTGTCGTTTAATCACAGTATGGGCAATGGCATTGTTGGGCAGTCTTGGGCGCTTAGTGGTAATTCAGTTATCTCGCGATGTAATGCAACAATCCTTAGAGATGGTTATAACTCCAATGTCGCTGGTACATATTATAAATTTTGTTTGGATGGGCAGCGATTAGTTGAAGTGGCCGCAGGGGTTTATCGCACCGAACGCCAAACCAAATTGCGCATAAAGGCTTATAATGACCCCAAAATATCTAGTTCTGCTTATTGGACCGTAGAGCACCCAGATGGAAAAACCTATCGTTATGGGAATCGTGCAGATAGCACGCTTAAGTTTAATACCACAGCTTCTGAACTGGGTATGTCGTGGTACTTAGATGAAGTGAGTGATGCTGCAGGAAATACCATGACCTACCACTACAATTACGACAGGGCCGATGGCGTCATTTTACTCTCCAGCATTAATTACACGTCAAACGCAGTATTGACAGGTACAAACCGCAGAGTTGATTTTGATTACGATCCCCGACCAGATACGAGTGTTCGCTATCTAGGTGGCGCCAGATTCCAGCAGCTCCACAGATTGGCGGGTATCCGGGTTTATAATAACGAAGCACTTGTTCGTCGTTATCAGCTGGGTTATCAGAGCTGGATTAATTCACTCTACAATCCTCTGAGCACTAGTCGATTAACAAGTATTAGAGAAATCTATCCAGATGGTAGTGAAGCAGAGCCGCTAGAGTTTCAGTGGACGACAATAACCGACCAGGCAGCGCCCTTTAGTTATGCTGGTGGTGGGGATGCATATGCGAGCCGTACGGGGGATATCGATAATGATGGGGATCTTGATACAGTAGGGTGGGACTATAACTACACAGTTAATGGGAGTGATATATCTATTCCATACAAAAAAAATCTAACTCACCCGTGGAGCTCTTCAGGCATTACCAAGACCCTCTATTCTACGCTGAACCCGATCTTAATGGATATCAATCATGACGGATGGTTAGATTTAGTCGCGACAGATACTCGTCACTATGGCGGGGTCGACGTTCATTTAAATGATCAAAGCGGTCAATTTAATTATACGGCTTCGCCAAGCTATAGCATTGCTGCTAATGAAACGGCCTTTTACGCAACGATAGGGTACGGCGACGTCGCAGGTTACCTAAGCTACCAGATTTATTTTATCGATATGACAGGGGATGGCTTGGTAGATATATTACGCGTACCACCGACGTGCCCTTATTACTGCAGTTTCACCAGCGGTGAACGTACAGATATCTCTGTAGCTATAAATAACGGTGCAGGGTTTTCGGTATTCGAAAAATGGTTGGATTCCTATGCTTTCCAGGCACTACAAGATTCTAACTCTATTTCAATTGGTGATGTGAATGGCGATCGGTTGCCGGATATCGTGGCTTATAACGGTGCTGTTGCCTTGAACCGTGGAAGCAAATTTCTCGGAGGTTTTGAAGTGCAGCCACATTGGGCAACGGATGCTAATTGGTGGCTGGGTGATTCAAATATAGAACCTAATCATGATGCAAAACTTCTTAGAAAGTACCTAGTCGATTTGAATAGTGATGGTCTTACCGATCTTATGCAATTTAGAGCGGATGGCATTTGGGTGAGCTATTCGAATGGCCTTACTTTTGAGGCTTCAAAGCGAATTAGTACCTATAGTGGCTGCGCAAGTGCCGTTGAGTGTGCCGTTGGTGACTTTAATCGTGATGGTTATATGGACTTATTAAGCTTTTACGACCCTGTGATGTTGACTATAGCAGGGGAGGGGGTTGTTACTCAGATTGATACCAACTTTAATGCTGCGATGATGGTCACCACAGCCCAGAATCTGGTGGCTTTTGATCGTGATTTGGATGGCGATATAGATATATCCGGTTATGTTTCTAATTTCCCCTCGATTCATCTTGAAAAAATCATAGAGCACTCCTCGCGCCAAATTGATATCAGCTATGGCCATCTGCCATCAAGGAGTACAGCGTTTCATACGTTTTATGATGAAGGTGCTTATGACCAGTATAACTATCAAGACAATGCCTTCTCAGAACTGACTGAATCGTCAAATTATCATGCTATTGGCGACGGTTCGATTGGCGGTGCAGTGACATTAAAGTCGGTTGCCAGCCCAAAGCCTCAGAATAAATTTGTGGTGGCTTCAACGATCTCTACGGATCTTTCAGTGAGTGCAAGTCATTATCAGACCTACTTTTATGAAAATCTTAGGTATAGCCCTGGTTTGTGGGGCAGTTTGGGGTTTGGTCGTGTTACGCGTACGGATTATTTAACGAGTGATTATAGTATTAGTGCACCTAGAAGGGAGACGGTTTCAAACTATCGGCAAAATCATGGTTCGAATTACAGCTTTTCCGGCGTACTAGCGAATCAAACCGTAAGAGTCACTGTTAATAGTGGGGAGGCATTAACAACGGCGCAAACAATTAATAACCACTGGGAAGTAAGGACGCTGAACGACGACATTGATGGCGTTGGTATTCCAAGTCCACATTACGAGTTATACAAAGCTAAGGAATTAGACACCGGTTATATTAACAGTGCAGAGATTAGAGGGAGAGAAATATCACTGCGGCCGAGTGGAGATACATGCCTTGACGTTACTGATAATCAACCAAAAGTCTACCCTGCGGGGGATGCGTGTGATGATGTTCTTGATGTATATGGAAATCCTAGCTTTAAAAAGTTGGAGGTGGGAACGAGTGCCGAACGAGGGAATAGTGAGAGTATCCTGTCCGTGTCCACGCTCTCATATAACAATATCAATACGGTCAGCCGGTGGGTAATTGGCCTGATTGATAACGAGACCATAACGTACGGTCACGATTTGCAAGAGAAAATCACTCGAGAAACGTCTTGGGAGTATGATGGGAAGGGCTGGTTAAAAGAATCCATACAAGAACCCAGCCAAAGTGATTACACCTACACAACGACCTATAGTGACTTTAATGGTTATGGCAATGCCACCACCATTACAGAGAGCTGGCTTAATAAGTCTAATGACGGCCTCCATTTCAATAGCAAGACTACAGGTATTCAAGAAAATTGGTATACAGATGGACGCCATCGGGTCACGACCACTTTAAATGTAGATAATCTTATTGGGGGGTAA
- a CDS encoding sulfotransferase: MLFNFTNFLGFLQAIIQADGTIRGKLTIFTGGILLLSAHILNVLFITLDCVLFPHYKKTTIHSPIFIIGNARSGTTLLEQLLFQHSSQLSYQKSYEMNFPVISLRMVLRFLGHTDRKIFNGNIASFFEKLQQSNLGAIASVHPSSLYSANEDEALFNHTFHSPAYLLGAAPAETQGEKLRPFGNLTKKTQSRLMKYYFRCVQKHLFLEPGNKRYCSKHVTLLKKITLLGLWENDYLKEYFPDATVIYLIRDPLKVIPSAMNLMKISWQQFGYKTGESTHWLNQQILDEICESCEWSANAAINNWHGMNVIPLSYNDLINEPEKTVRSLYKSLHIELTPEEESNFKKDCFKASDYQSAEYSIQDFGFSESDILSRTQNYRQHFKESI, encoded by the coding sequence ATGCTATTTAACTTCACTAACTTTTTAGGCTTCTTGCAGGCCATCATTCAGGCGGATGGAACTATACGCGGAAAATTAACCATATTTACTGGCGGCATCCTTCTGCTGTCAGCACATATTCTCAATGTCCTATTCATAACGTTAGACTGCGTGCTATTTCCCCATTATAAGAAAACAACCATCCATAGTCCCATTTTCATTATCGGAAATGCCCGCAGCGGCACAACACTATTAGAACAACTGCTCTTTCAGCATTCTAGCCAGCTCAGCTATCAAAAATCGTACGAGATGAACTTCCCTGTCATCAGCCTCCGCATGGTTCTACGTTTTTTAGGCCATACCGACCGCAAAATATTTAATGGCAATATCGCTTCATTTTTTGAGAAACTCCAGCAATCGAACCTAGGCGCCATCGCTTCAGTCCACCCGTCGTCGCTCTATTCAGCCAATGAAGATGAAGCCCTATTCAACCATACCTTTCACTCCCCTGCTTACCTGCTAGGTGCCGCACCCGCAGAGACCCAGGGTGAAAAATTGCGTCCATTTGGCAACCTTACAAAGAAAACCCAGTCTCGGTTGATGAAATATTATTTTCGGTGCGTGCAAAAGCACCTCTTCTTAGAGCCTGGCAATAAACGCTATTGCAGCAAGCACGTCACGCTGCTAAAAAAAATAACGCTATTGGGTCTATGGGAAAATGACTATCTAAAGGAATATTTCCCCGATGCCACCGTCATTTATTTGATTAGGGACCCGCTGAAGGTTATTCCAAGCGCCATGAATTTGATGAAAATATCGTGGCAGCAGTTTGGTTATAAAACAGGCGAATCAACACACTGGTTAAACCAACAAATTCTCGATGAAATTTGTGAGAGCTGTGAATGGTCGGCTAATGCAGCCATCAATAACTGGCATGGAATGAATGTCATCCCCTTGTCGTATAATGATTTAATCAACGAACCAGAAAAAACAGTTAGATCACTCTACAAATCGTTACACATAGAGCTTACACCAGAAGAAGAGAGTAATTTCAAAAAAGACTGCTTTAAGGCCAGCGATTACCAGTCCGCAGAATATAGCATTCAGGATTTCGGCTTTAGTGAATCCGACATACTAAGTCGCACTCAAAATTATCGCCAGCATTTTAAAGAATCAATTTAA
- a CDS encoding prolipoprotein diacylglyceryl transferase family protein has translation MNPEGIFGLSNNLVVISTALVLHIVIFYQLLKADSVSVRPVLAFFLLMSIVNFMGAKVFSLYFRDWQLMTPLSREFISGWRHPGALITTVIFGPLLLKKCFPAIPILKGVDAFAFSFCFFIALTRFSCFLNGCCTGEICSEWYCLTYPRESAVWFHQVNHHTIFFSAPSSLAVFPAHLLLGALELAASGALLWLYFNKRFDGQVGIAFLVIQGVCKAIAEQYKSPYANELFIAAILTTTLGLALIAGTRRHWGLTSQSQDS, from the coding sequence GTGAACCCCGAAGGAATTTTTGGACTTTCAAACAACCTAGTCGTTATATCTACGGCGCTAGTACTGCATATCGTTATTTTTTACCAGCTATTAAAAGCTGATAGTGTTTCTGTGCGCCCTGTTCTCGCTTTTTTCCTTCTCATGAGCATTGTCAATTTCATGGGGGCCAAGGTTTTTTCGTTGTATTTTCGAGACTGGCAGCTTATGACCCCTCTTAGCCGCGAGTTCATAAGCGGATGGCGCCACCCCGGAGCTTTAATAACTACAGTGATCTTCGGACCACTTTTATTAAAGAAGTGCTTTCCCGCAATCCCCATACTTAAAGGCGTTGACGCTTTCGCTTTTTCTTTTTGCTTCTTTATCGCCCTGACTCGCTTTAGCTGTTTTCTGAACGGTTGTTGCACCGGTGAAATATGTAGCGAATGGTATTGCCTCACATACCCGCGTGAAAGTGCGGTTTGGTTCCACCAGGTTAATCACCACACCATATTTTTCAGCGCGCCGTCCAGCTTAGCAGTATTTCCCGCTCACCTGCTGCTGGGAGCACTGGAACTGGCTGCGTCAGGAGCGTTATTGTGGCTGTATTTCAACAAGCGTTTTGATGGGCAGGTCGGTATCGCATTCTTAGTTATCCAGGGAGTCTGTAAAGCAATAGCAGAACAGTATAAATCGCCCTATGCAAATGAACTCTTTATCGCAGCTATACTAACTACCACCTTGGGGCTTGCCCTTATAGCCGGGACAAGGCGGCACTGGGGCCTGACTTCGCAGAGCCAAGATTCTTAA
- the csrA gene encoding carbon storage regulator CsrA translates to MLILTRCIGQNLIIGDDVTISVLGVQGHQVRIGIDAPRSIQVHREEIYKRIKAENDQVSGNVTD, encoded by the coding sequence ATGCTTATTCTTACTCGTTGTATTGGCCAAAACCTCATCATCGGTGACGATGTCACCATTTCAGTTTTGGGCGTTCAAGGCCACCAGGTGCGTATCGGTATTGATGCGCCTCGAAGCATTCAAGTTCACCGCGAAGAAATCTATAAACGGATTAAAGCTGAAAATGATCAGGTGAGTGGCAACGTTACTGACTAA
- a CDS encoding carboxylesterase/lipase family protein produces the protein MFLFKDVQGCTYNQDDDPTHLKSCNSVSGCVISPVRFIVSLLFCFLISQTADASEPTLRLTPQGKLLGVRNSDHDVWLGIPYAEPPTGSRRWKRPAPPSPWQGTRAAHSIANPCSQYNYYNRNNPLEGDEDCLYLNVWTPQYTADKVPTGNARLPVMVWIHGGSNVLGHGGSYDGGTLAASQQALVITVNYRLGVFGWFSHPALSEETDSPADASGNYAVLDIIQALHWVKTNVSAFGGDPTRVTVFGESAGGANVYSLLVSPLAKDLFQRAIIQSGGTASISTAEASHYIDDGEPGSSQSSGEVLLQLLINEGLASNRDSAKRWVGHHNKSEVADYLRRKSMAEFHLAYQQLYQHSVANDRPSSFPQQFRDGSVIPIGGIHEALQQGMYHHMPMILGSTRDEFSLLLSLNPRYVKPIKNGVGIEIRSLPHYQLAAEYLSKMLKAHNVDEPADSISRQQQADVFVYRFDWDQLSPAPWLNNLSLGATHGLDVPFVFGHRNLGPEFFQLSLMHDRSLPSYRALSQAMMSYWVQFAATGDPGTGQQSQLLQWNAWSPNAKHQARTMHFDSAADNYLHMSPLRLDTARVLKQLERDSRVKALPNKEQFLHDLFSTMKSLRLLTSDTVQHPNTKTSSPP, from the coding sequence ATGTTTTTATTCAAGGACGTCCAGGGCTGTACCTATAATCAAGATGATGACCCTACACATCTAAAATCTTGCAACTCGGTAAGCGGTTGCGTGATATCCCCTGTGCGTTTTATTGTCAGCCTCCTATTTTGTTTCCTCATCAGTCAAACCGCTGATGCCAGCGAACCGACGCTACGGTTAACACCGCAAGGCAAATTGCTCGGCGTGCGCAATTCAGATCACGATGTCTGGCTAGGCATCCCTTATGCCGAGCCACCAACGGGTTCGAGACGCTGGAAACGCCCTGCCCCACCCTCACCTTGGCAAGGGACTCGTGCGGCACACTCAATAGCAAACCCCTGTAGCCAGTATAATTACTACAACAGAAATAACCCATTGGAGGGTGATGAAGATTGTTTGTATCTGAATGTATGGACGCCTCAATACACAGCTGACAAAGTACCAACCGGTAATGCACGTCTGCCGGTCATGGTCTGGATTCACGGTGGCAGCAATGTGCTTGGGCATGGGGGGTCTTATGATGGAGGGACGTTAGCAGCCTCTCAACAAGCTCTTGTCATTACAGTGAACTACCGTTTGGGCGTGTTTGGCTGGTTTAGCCACCCAGCACTCTCTGAGGAGACCGATAGCCCTGCAGATGCCTCAGGTAACTATGCAGTATTAGATATTATTCAAGCGCTTCACTGGGTAAAAACCAATGTGAGTGCTTTCGGCGGCGACCCCACCCGCGTCACGGTTTTTGGAGAGTCAGCAGGTGGAGCCAACGTTTATTCCTTACTGGTATCGCCGCTAGCAAAGGACCTCTTTCAGCGCGCCATCATTCAAAGCGGAGGCACTGCCAGTATCAGCACAGCTGAAGCGAGCCACTATATCGATGATGGCGAACCCGGATCATCGCAAAGCTCTGGTGAGGTGCTTTTACAACTTCTCATCAATGAAGGATTAGCATCGAATCGAGATTCAGCTAAGCGATGGGTCGGGCACCATAATAAATCAGAAGTCGCCGATTATTTACGCCGAAAGTCCATGGCTGAATTTCATCTAGCTTACCAACAGCTCTATCAACATTCAGTTGCCAACGATCGACCTTCCAGTTTTCCCCAACAGTTCCGTGACGGATCGGTCATTCCTATCGGCGGTATTCATGAAGCACTGCAACAGGGAATGTATCACCACATGCCGATGATCCTCGGCAGCACACGAGACGAGTTCAGTCTATTGCTCAGCTTAAACCCACGGTATGTAAAACCTATTAAAAACGGGGTGGGCATAGAGATACGCTCTCTACCCCATTACCAACTCGCGGCTGAATACCTCAGCAAAATGTTAAAGGCCCACAACGTTGATGAGCCTGCTGATAGTATTAGCCGTCAACAGCAAGCTGATGTGTTTGTTTACCGTTTTGACTGGGATCAATTATCACCAGCCCCTTGGTTAAATAATCTATCGCTGGGAGCAACGCATGGCTTGGATGTGCCGTTCGTCTTCGGACACCGCAACTTAGGGCCGGAGTTTTTTCAGTTATCGCTGATGCACGACAGGAGTCTGCCAAGCTACCGCGCGCTCTCTCAGGCCATGATGTCTTATTGGGTTCAGTTTGCAGCAACCGGTGATCCTGGAACTGGGCAGCAATCACAGCTACTCCAGTGGAATGCTTGGAGCCCCAATGCCAAACACCAGGCTAGGACAATGCACTTTGATTCAGCGGCTGATAATTATTTGCATATGTCTCCTTTGAGACTAGACACAGCCCGTGTGCTGAAACAACTGGAACGTGACAGCCGCGTTAAAGCACTCCCGAATAAAGAGCAGTTTCTGCATGATCTATTCTCAACCATGAAGTCACTTAGGCTACTCACATCGGACACGGTACAGCATCCCAATACAAAAACGAGCTCCCCCCCATGA
- a CDS encoding autoinducer binding domain-containing protein, whose amino-acid sequence MNGWLEDLFHTLLTFKHQPDFIRAITAFTERLEFEYFAYGVCVSVHVTQPKYHLLNNYPKNWQVLYGDNDYLGIDPTVQHCLKSTTPIVWHDSLFTHARDFWEDAHAHGIRWGWAQSLQVNRFTKGMLTLSRSHDKLTPVELAQKTHNMVWLNQTAQAGFQKILLPNPQPAIQVPLTPRQKEILKWCAEGKTSYEIGVILSISERTVNFHMANALEKLDVTNKTAAVLRAFQLDCI is encoded by the coding sequence ATGAATGGATGGCTAGAGGATTTATTTCATACATTGTTAACCTTTAAGCATCAGCCGGATTTTATACGAGCCATTACTGCATTTACGGAGCGTCTAGAATTTGAGTATTTTGCCTATGGCGTGTGTGTCAGCGTCCATGTCACTCAGCCCAAGTATCATTTACTCAATAATTATCCGAAAAATTGGCAAGTTCTGTATGGAGACAACGATTATTTAGGCATCGACCCAACAGTACAGCATTGTTTGAAGTCGACTACACCGATTGTCTGGCATGACTCGCTTTTTACACATGCGCGGGACTTTTGGGAAGATGCGCATGCTCATGGTATTCGATGGGGTTGGGCTCAGTCCTTACAAGTGAATCGATTTACTAAAGGAATGCTGACACTCTCCCGCTCGCACGATAAGCTCACACCGGTAGAGTTAGCTCAAAAAACGCATAATATGGTTTGGCTAAATCAAACGGCGCAAGCTGGATTTCAAAAAATTCTCTTACCCAATCCACAGCCTGCTATTCAGGTGCCGTTGACCCCGCGACAAAAAGAAATTCTCAAGTGGTGCGCAGAAGGTAAAACCTCCTATGAGATTGGTGTCATTTTATCTATCTCAGAACGTACCGTAAATTTTCATATGGCCAATGCACTTGAAAAATTGGATGTCACCAATAAAACGGCTGCGGTACTTAGAGCCTTTCAGTTGGATTGTATTTAG
- a CDS encoding acyl-homoserine-lactone synthase, with translation MLNFIEGRSKHLSDHLKDTMYHYRYQVFVERLGWELDTAHNREVDEFDHDGTRYLIAQDKHEDIIGFARMLPTTQPYLLEHIFPELLNGMPPPKENTVWELSRFTSMDLKKTHPSHTGQFSSETTKTILMKTLFFAYQNGAKHLISVSPVGIERLLKNVGIQVHRAGPPLTINGHRLIACWINIKENLALYSKCVDDSDVILMFSAGAT, from the coding sequence ATGTTGAACTTTATTGAAGGCCGATCAAAACACTTATCAGATCATCTCAAAGACACTATGTACCATTATCGATATCAAGTTTTCGTTGAAAGGCTAGGCTGGGAATTAGACACGGCACACAACCGAGAGGTCGATGAATTTGACCATGACGGCACACGCTATCTTATCGCACAAGACAAACATGAGGATATCATTGGGTTTGCTAGAATGCTGCCAACGACACAACCCTATTTACTGGAACATATTTTCCCCGAATTACTGAACGGCATGCCGCCGCCCAAAGAAAATACCGTGTGGGAGTTATCACGCTTCACCAGTATGGATTTAAAAAAGACACACCCTAGCCATACTGGCCAGTTTTCAAGTGAGACCACAAAAACAATATTGATGAAGACATTATTCTTTGCCTACCAAAACGGTGCGAAACACCTTATTAGTGTGTCCCCTGTCGGCATTGAGCGTTTATTAAAAAACGTCGGCATTCAGGTTCATCGCGCAGGCCCACCCCTGACGATCAATGGTCACCGGCTCATAGCCTGCTGGATTAATATTAAAGAAAACTTAGCGCTCTATTCTAAATGCGTAGACGATAGCGATGTAATATTGATGTTTAGTGCGGGTGCAACATAG
- a CDS encoding acyltransferase has product MDVVDKSVIKSGQGKGELIELSPLDVLTGHFSVRGVYVFKEPPNILRLKTMLAQSLTLYPEYSASMLREGNRFFLKLDDRGVGFSVYRSPQRWCDTPHLLPVTEDSPLIDNQLMPQDVFAGNEPLNAFRITLFDDGYWTLAVRNIHSQADGSAYCDFLQTWSALYCEKTPRAAVDFPRAFISSLAKGTGYKPSHKFRVFPALNFDLAERVYFQKQQQGYSQVSIAQTALKNLAQDCCTRVGTTLTTSDVMHALGWKAFALTSGKSNKEFCTLYTVFDLRHVQGLAIPRHYRGNAVIERHATMSFGELRTRDIDDIALFFRENTKPLNRAEIEADIAYLQREYDGGFVDDEYGRFSHFIRASVVDCLDGTGLFVNDMRFLKTPTIVFEGKPLWFETVIALGFNFMGIYRDNNDTLVIRYVGDKPTVLPFSTAITELLDGAELTDIVSAPLVTNPWR; this is encoded by the coding sequence ATGGATGTCGTCGACAAATCAGTTATAAAAAGCGGACAGGGTAAAGGTGAGCTCATCGAGTTATCGCCACTGGATGTTCTGACCGGGCATTTCTCGGTACGGGGTGTTTATGTTTTTAAAGAACCACCCAATATCCTCCGCTTAAAAACGATGCTGGCTCAATCACTGACGTTATACCCTGAATACAGTGCCTCTATGCTGAGGGAGGGAAATCGTTTCTTTTTAAAACTCGATGATCGCGGTGTCGGATTTTCAGTGTATCGAAGCCCTCAGCGTTGGTGCGATACACCGCACTTATTACCCGTGACTGAAGATAGCCCATTGATCGATAACCAATTAATGCCGCAGGATGTGTTTGCGGGAAATGAACCGTTAAATGCTTTTAGAATAACGCTGTTTGATGATGGCTATTGGACATTGGCTGTTCGTAATATCCACAGTCAAGCCGATGGCTCAGCGTATTGTGATTTTTTACAAACGTGGTCTGCGTTGTATTGCGAGAAAACGCCTCGCGCAGCCGTTGATTTTCCGCGAGCGTTTATTTCGTCATTGGCGAAAGGCACGGGTTATAAACCCAGTCATAAGTTTCGTGTTTTTCCTGCGCTAAATTTTGATTTGGCTGAACGGGTCTACTTTCAAAAACAACAGCAAGGGTATTCGCAAGTGTCTATAGCTCAGACTGCATTAAAAAACCTGGCTCAGGACTGCTGTACTCGAGTAGGGACGACGCTAACGACATCTGATGTGATGCATGCTCTGGGCTGGAAAGCGTTTGCGCTGACTTCTGGCAAAAGCAATAAAGAGTTTTGTACCCTTTACACTGTTTTTGATCTTCGTCATGTTCAGGGGTTAGCCATACCGCGACACTATCGTGGGAATGCGGTGATTGAGCGCCATGCAACGATGAGTTTTGGTGAGCTTAGAACCCGAGACATCGATGACATTGCCCTTTTTTTTAGAGAGAACACCAAACCACTCAATCGTGCTGAGATAGAGGCGGATATTGCGTATTTACAAAGAGAATATGATGGCGGATTTGTGGATGATGAATATGGCCGTTTCTCTCATTTTATTCGCGCCAGTGTGGTTGATTGTCTGGATGGAACAGGGTTGTTTGTGAATGATATGCGGTTTTTAAAAACCCCCACTATTGTTTTTGAAGGCAAGCCTTTATGGTTTGAAACCGTGATAGCGCTGGGTTTTAATTTTATGGGTATTTATCGGGATAATAACGACACATTAGTGATCAGGTACGTGGGCGATAAACCGACAGTCCTGCCTTTTTCAACTGCGATAACCGAACTGCTAGATGGCGCAGAATTGACTGATATAGTATCCGCTCCATTAGTGACGAACCCCTGGCGTTAG